The proteins below come from a single Zea mays cultivar B73 chromosome 8, Zm-B73-REFERENCE-NAM-5.0, whole genome shotgun sequence genomic window:
- the LOC100191401 gene encoding uncharacterized protein LOC100191401, translated as MSTARVQGRLDYLNSQEPGDASQATAIDIVERLLAEDETETSQKISAEPMSGTKSASIIGTKVAQCLAKRGDCSSSLQKAGIFDWVDASSDDECTAIMTSRKKQRIQANTQAKNLTSQRYGGRGSIATVGSISDCTGGKSGLNSSKKPEPVGSTDDLYDIGPYTQMAAEAMEALSNASTVNYVVRENAHPESSVLRTNMGKESKANKICFELSLQKRIGGSSSSVKKHPSKLKDKKSRKQMTRKAKGSIDSTTIEGDTNHEVSEGVKGSGASDSNVVGSNAVMCPKRKRTYMFISRSSKVQFNKAGSSTTPRSKSKEVVDVSTTKPVSVSGPDLNQLARVEKQFTSAQEDHNSSLTNRGPLGELNSKCSHFRTQVSKKPLKRGLVKSPGSRELVSLLRNEASLVLQTSRQRRNMSKVHVLLSHSMDKETIKMQTKILIYFGLQVAATISEATHFVAEKFARTRNMLQAIAMGIPIVTPSWLECCREARCFVDEKAYIMRDMKKEKELGFSMPVSLSRARKKPLLQGRRVLITPNAKPSKELLKSLVVAAHGQPLERITASTMKKKIFEGAFVLSCEQDHSVCMPLIESGLEVFDSELLLNGIVTQKLEFARYRLFP; from the exons ATGAGCACCGCAAGAGTTCAGGGAAGATTAGATTACCTTAATTCACAGGAGCCTGGTGATGCATCACAGGCTACTGCCATTGACATTGTGGAAAGGCTGCTGGCAGAAGATGAGACAGAAACCTCTCAGAAGATAAGTGCCGAACCAATGAGTGGGACAAAGTCAGCTTCTATAATAGGCACAAAAGTAGCCCAGTGCCTGGCCAAAAGAGGTGACTGCAGTAGCTCACTCCAAAAGGCAGGCATTTTTGACTGGGTTGATGCTTCGAGTGATGATGAATGCACAGCCATTATGACTTCCAGGAAAAAACAAAGGATCCAAGCTAATACTCAAGCGAAGAATTTGACCTCCCAGAGATATGGTGGTCGTGGATCAATTGCCACTGTTGGTTCCATATCAGATTGTACTGGCGGTAAGTCAGGCTTGAATTCTTCTAAAAAGCCAGAACCTGTTGGTTCTACCGATGATTTATATGATATTGGTCCATATACTCAGATGGCAGCTGAAGCCATGGAAGCACTGTCCAATGCATCAACTGTCAATTATGTAGTCAGGGAGAATGCACATCCTGAAAGCTCAGTTCTTAGAACAAACATGGGAAAAGAAAGCAAAGCCAATAAGATATGTTTTGAGTTGTCACTTCAAAAGCGAATTGGTGGAAGTTCAAGCTCTGTGAAAAAGCATCCCAGCAAGTTAAAAGACAAGAAGAGTCGAAAACAGATGACAAGGAAAGCAAAAGGAAGCATAGACAGTACCACTATAGAAGGAGATACAAATCATGAGGTGTCTGAAGGAGTTAAGGGATCTGGTGCAAGTGATTCAAATGTTGTAGGTTCTAATGCTGTAATGTGCCCTAAAAGGAAGAGGACCTATATGTTTATCTCAAGAAGTTCAAAAGTTCAATTCAATAAAGCTGGGAGCTCAACTACACCAAGATCCAAAAGTAAAGAAGTAGTTGATGTATCAACAACAAAACCAGTTAGTGTATCTGGCCCTGATTTAAACCAGCTTGCCAGAGTAGAAAAACAATTCACATCTGCACAGGAAGATCATAACTCCAGCTTGACAAACAGAGGACCACTGGGAGAGCTAAACAGTAAATGCTCCCATTTTAGGACACAAGTATCAAAGAAGCCACTGAAGAGAGGACTTGTGAAATCACCAGGTTCCAGAGAACTTGTCAGTCTGTTAAGAAATGAAGCATCTCTAGTTTTGCAGACAAGCAGGCAAAGAAGAAACATGTCCAAAGTCCATGTCCTGTTGAGCCATAGCATGGATAAGGAAACCATCAAAATGCAAACAAAG ATATTGATATATTTTGGACTACAAGTGGCGGCAACTATTTCAGAAGCTACACACTTTGTTGCCGAAAAGTTTGCCCGTACAAGGAACATGCTTCAAGCAATAGCTATGGGAATACCTATAGTCACGCCATCATGGCTTGAATGCTGTAGAGAAGCAAGGTGCTTCGTTGATGAGAAGGCATACATTATGAGAGATATGAAGAAGGAAAAGGAGCTAGGTTTTAGCATGCCTGTCTCACTTAGCAGAGCCCGCAAAAAACCATTGCTTCAG ggtagaagagtatTAATCACACCAAACGCCAAGCCTAGCAAGGAGCTTCTGAAGAGTTTAGTAGTTGCAGCTCACGGTCAG CCATTGGAGAGAATCACAGCCTCTACAATGAAGAAGAAAATTTTTGAGGGGGCCTTTGTACTCTCTTGTGAACAAGATCACAGTGTTTGCATGCCATTAATTGAGAGTG GTCTGGAAGTGTTTGACTCGGAGCTTCTACTGAACGGTATTGTCACTCAGAAGCTAGAGTTCGCCAG GTATCGTCTTTTTCCATGA
- the LOC103636305 gene encoding LOW QUALITY PROTEIN: calcium-transporting ATPase 1, plasma membrane-type-like (The sequence of the model RefSeq protein was modified relative to this genomic sequence to represent the inferred CDS: deleted 2 bases in 1 codon): protein MAYLRNKSMEFLKRFEVPAKNPSEDAQRRWREAVGTLVKNRRRRFRMVPDLDKRSQVQAQRRNIQEKLRVALYVQKAALQFIDAARKTEHPLPEMARQRGFSVSAEELAAVARNHDAKSLRHHRGVDGIAAKLNVSLADGVRSDEAGVRAEVYGANQYTEKPPRTFWMFLWDASQDMTLLLLAFCAFISVAIGLATEGWPSGMYDGLGIVLTIFLVVMITAASDYKQSLQFRDLDREKKKIDIQVTRDGYRQKVSIYDIVVGDIVHLSIGDQVPADGLYIDGYSLVVDESSMSGESEPVHPSTAKPFLLGGTKVQDGSARMLVTAVGMRTEWGNLMETLSQGGEDETPLQVKLNGVATIIGKIGLVFAVLTFTVLMARFLVDKAHAPGGLLQWRGADALSILNFFAVAVTIIVVAVPEGLPLAVTLSLAFAMKKLMQERALVRHLSACETMGSASCICTDKTGTLTTNHMVVEKVWASGAAQTVSTAKGFDELRSSVSENFTRVLLEGVFHCSGSEVVTGKDGRTSVMGTPTETAILEFGLEVEKYMGVEHAGAKKLKVEPFNSVKKTMAVVIASPNSAGHPRAFLKGASEVVLSRCSSVIDGTGSVEKLTEAKAKRVGSAIDAFACEALRTLCLAYQDVGGAGDVPGDGYTLIAVFGIKDPLRPGVREAVRTCHDAGINVRMVTGDNINTAKAIARECGILTDDGVAIEGPEFRAKRPNEMRELIPKIQARSWSNVFLHGGNTDAFGLSVCLQVMARSLPLDKHTLVTNLRGMFNEVVAVTGDGTNDAPALHEADIGLAMGIAGTEVAKENADVIIMDDNFSTIINVAKWGRSVYINIQKFVQFQLTVNVVALMVNFVSASFTGSAPLTIVQLLWVNLIMDTLGALALATEPPNDAMMRRPPVGRGDNFITKVMWRNIVGQSIYQLVVLGVLIFKGKSLLRLNGGGDLSDAQLNTFLFNTFVFCQVFNEVNSREMEKINVFSGIFSSWIFSAVAGATAAFQVIIVELLGTFASTVHLSGRLWLASVLIGSVSLLIGAVLKLIPVGSGSDDSSSADRHDGYQPIPTGPNAV from the exons ATGGCGTACCTTCGGAACAAGTCGATGGAGTTCCTCAAGCGGTTCGAGGTGCCGGCCAAGAACCCGTCCGAGGACGCGCAGCGCCGGTGGCGGGAGGCCGTCGGCACGCTCGTCaagaaccgccgccgccgcttccGCATGGTCCCCGACCTCGACAAGCGCTCCCAGGTCCAGGCGCAGCGCCGCAACATTCAG gagaagcttcgtgttgcaCTCTACGTGCAGAAGGCTGCGCTGCAGTTCATCGATG CCGCCCGCAAGACCGAGCACCCGTTGCCGGAGATGGCGCGGCAACGCGGCTTCTCCGTGAGCGCGGAGGAGCTGGCCGCCGTGGCGCGCAACCACGACGCCAAGAGCCTGAGGCACCACAGGGGCGTCGACGGCATCGCGGCGAAGCTGAACGTCTCCCTCGCCGACGGCGTCAGGTCGGACGAGGCGGGCGTCCGGGCCGAGGTCTACGGCGCCAACCAGTACACCGAGAAGCCGCCGAGGACGTTCTGGATGTTCCTCTGGGACGCCAGCCAGGACATGACGCTCCTGCTGCTCGCCTTCTGCGCGTTCATCTCCGTCGCCATCGGGCTCGCCACCGAGGGGTGGCCCAGCGGCATGTACGACGGCCTCGGCATCGTGCTCACCATCTTCCTCGTCGTCATGATCACCGCGGCTAGCGACTACAAGCAATCGCTGCAGTTCCGGGACCTGgacagggagaagaagaagattgaCATACAGGTCACCCGTGACGGCTACCGGCAGAAGGTGTCCatttacgacatcgtcgtcggcgACATTGTGCATCTATCTATCGGCGACCAGGTGCCGGCGGACGGCCTGTACATCGACGGCTATTCGCTCGTGGTTGACGAGTCAAGCATGTCCGGCGAGAGCGAGCCGGTGCACCCGTCTACCGCGAAGCCGTTCCTGCTCGGCGGGACCAAAGTGCAGGATGGATCGGCGCGGATGCTGGTCACCGCGGTCGGGATGCGCACGGAGTGGGGTAACCTGATGGAGACTCTGAGCCAGGGCGGCGAGGACGAGACGCCGCTGCAGGTCAAACTTAACGGCGTGGCCACCATCATCGGCAAGATCGGACTGGTGTTCGCGGTGCTCACGTTCACCGTGCTCATGGCGCGGTTCCTAGTGGACAAGGCACACGCGCCCGGCGGCCTGCTGCAGTGGAGGGGAGCGGATGCGCTCTCGATACTCAACTTCTTCGCTGTCGCGGTCACCATCATTGTCGTCGCCGTGCCCGAGGGGCTGCCGCTCGCCGTCACTCTCAGCCTGGCGTTCGCCATGAAGAAGCTCATGCAGGAGCGCGCGCTCGTGAGGCACCTGTCGGCGTGCGAGACCATGGGGTCGGCGAGCTGTATCTGCACGGACAAGACCGGTACGCTCACCACGAACCACATGGTCGTCGAGAAGGTCTGGGCGTCCGGGGCGGCGCAGACGGTGAGCACCGCCAAGGGTTTCGACGAGCTCCGGTCGTCGGTGTCGGAGAACTTCACGAGGGTGCTCCTGGAGGGCGTCTTCCACTGCTCCGGCTCTGAGGTCGTCACGGGCAAGGACGGAAGGACTAGCGTCATGGGCACGCCCACCGAGACGGCCATCCTGGAGTTCGGTCTCGAGGTGGAGAAGTACATGGGGGTGGAGCACGCCGGCGCCAAGAAGCTCAAGGTGGAGCCCTTCAACTCGGTGAAGAAGACCATGGCCGTGGTCATCGCGTCCCCGAACAGCGCCGGCCACCCGCGCGCGTTCCTCAAGGGTGCGTCCGAGGTGGTCCTGAGCCGGTGCAGCTCCGTCATCGACGGCACCGGGAGCGTGGAGAAGCTCACGGAGGCGAAGGCGAAGCGCGTGGGCAGCGCCATCGACGCGTTCGCGTGCGAGGCGCTGCGCACGCTCTGCCTGGCGTACCAGGACGTCGGCGGCGCTGGCGACGTCCCCGGCGACGGGTACACGCTCATCGCGGTGTTCGGCATCAAGGACCCGCTCCGGCCGGGCGTGAGGGAGGCCGTGAGGACGTGCCACGATGCGGGCATCAACGTCCGCATGGTCACCGGCGACAACATCAACACGGCGAAGGCGATCGCGAGGGAGTGTGGCATCCTGACCGATGACGGCGTCGCCATCGAGGGCCCCGAGTTCCGGGCGAAGAGACCCAACGAGATGAGAGAGCTCATACCCAAAATCCAGGCACGTAGCTGGAGTAATGTTTTTTTGCATGGTGGAAAT ACTGACGCGTTTGGTCTGTCTGTCTGTCTGCAGGTGATGGCTCGGTCGTTGCCACTGGACAAGCACACGCTGGTGACGAACCTGAGGGGCATGTTCAACGAAGTGGTGGCGGTGACCGGCGACGGCACCAACGACGCGCCGGCGTTGCACGAGGCCGACATCGGCCTCGCCATGGGCATTGCAGGAACAGAG GTTGCCAAGGAGAACGCCGACGTGATCATCATGGATGACAACTTCTCCACCATCATCAACGTCGCCAAATGGGGCCGGTCCGTATACATCAACATCCAGAAGTTCGTGCAGTTCCAGCTCACGGTGAACGTCGTTGCCCTGATGGTCAACTTCGTCTCTGCATCCTTCACAG GAAGCGCCCCCCTGACCATCGTGCAGCTGCTGTGGGTGAACCTGATCATGGACACCCTGGGCGCCCTGGCGCTGGCGACGGAGCCCCCCAACGACGCCATGATGCGGAGGCCGCCGGTCGGCCGAGGCGACAACTTCATCACCAAGGTGATGTGGCGGAACATCGTCGGCCAGAGCATCTACCAGCTCGTCGTTCTCGGCGTCCTCATCTTCAAGGGCAAGAGCCTTCTCCGGCTGAACGGCGGCGGGGATCTGTCCGACGCCCAGCTCAACACGTTCCTATTCAACACATTCGTGTTCTGCCAG GTCTTCAACGAGGTCAACAGCCGGGAGATGGAGAAGATCAACGTGTTCAGCGGCATCTTCAGCAGCTGGATCTTCTCGGCGGTCGCCGGCGCCACCGCCGCGTTCCAGGTCATCATCGTGGAGCTCCTGGGGACTTTCGCGAGCACGGTGCACCTGAGCGGGAGGCTCTGGCTCGCCAGCGTGCtcatcggctcggtcagcctgttGATCGGTGCCGTCCTGAAGCTCATCCCCGTGGGTTCCGGCAGCGACGACTCGTCGTCTGCCGATCGCCACGATGGGTACCAGCCCATCCCCACCGGCCCCAACGCCGTGTGA